DNA sequence from the Anguilla anguilla isolate fAngAng1 chromosome 4, fAngAng1.pri, whole genome shotgun sequence genome:
GAAGTGGTCACCCAGCAATATGTCTTCGACAGGCTCAGCAAAGAGGTGAGACTCTGCTACTGTAAATATTACAGCTGTAGGCCTACATCTCCTGCATGAACTTCTTGAATATTTTGACATTAtcttcatttatcatttatctgTTTGACCAGTATTTGCCCTAAAAGAAGTGTGGGCTGTGTGGCTGTCGCTTTTGCCCTCCCCTGCAGATTGAGGCTTTGAGGCTGATCACTAAGGCAGAGCTGGTGTCCTGGTTCATGGAGCACAGAGGGGCAGGCAGCAGGAAGCTGAGTGTGCACGTAAGATCCGCTCTTTGCGTTCAGTGCCTTCTGACATGAAGGCGACGGCCGAAAGGTGCGTTTCTGGTATTCTACACGCAGGCCGTGTTTAGGAGCTCATTTCTGCCTCTTTGCTGTCAGGTGGTGGGTtttggagaggaggagagtgacCCGGcggggggagagcagggcagcGGCGCTCCTGAGGGCTCCGCGTACGGGGAGGTGTCCAGGCTCACCTTCCTGCCCGCCTCTCCCGTGCTGGCGGACGCCACGGCGATCACGGACATCCGGGCCTTCACCTCCGCCCTCACCCTCTACCCTTACCACAAGATACTGAAATAGAGCGGGGCGGAGCTATAGCAGCGGGGGTCCCAGGGTGTCTGAGTGGGGAGCATGAACTCATTCACCCAGGTATGGCCACTCCATAGGGGGAAGGGTCAGTGGCGGTGGACACTTGTTCTACTTGCCTTCACTGCTTCACAAGGCCCTCCACTCTGGAGAAGCAGAGCAATTTAAAACTGCTGCACtagatcacccccccccccccccccccccccccacactactGACGATGTTATAACTGTAGGGCATTTTGTGGCAGTTTGAAAACAAGCAGGTGGGAGGAATagacactgtgaaaatgaatatcCCTGGTGGTGTCTGGATTTTGGTGACTTCTGTGGGTGTGATGTGAGGTCCAGGACTCCGCCCATACTAAAAATAACTAAGTTGGGCGGATGGATGTGCAGTGTTAAACTAATGGAGAAAAGGCTGATGGCCGCAAGAAATGGGTAGGAACTGGAGTATGAGTGATATAGGAGTTTAATGCTGCTAATTAatttttatcttcatttttgaaatgaagcaaatgGGGGACCTAACCAAACTGAATAACAACTGAAGGACAGGGCTCTGGTCATTAATTACTGACATGATAATTAATTAATGGGCAGCTAGCTTGTTTTAAAGGTGAACAATAACCTGTTTGAATGAAGATAAtctgtatgtaaatatatatttattaaagagGATATgaaagacaattttttttgtcatcactACCTCAAGAAACTATGATGATTATGAATTTTTGATCAGTTAAGGATATAATTAAAAACTCACACAAGCAATTTTTGCAGTTATGAACAGTAATGTCATGAAATAATCCTTCAAGTCAATTAAAAATGAGGTGTCACTTCCAGTAATATAAAAGTCTGCCATAAATTCTGCTGCCAATTAATGCTGAAGTTTACGTGAGGTAATCTAGACCATGGACTGTTTTCATAAAGCCTCTCTGTGTAGGAGTGTCCTGTAGagcaattttattattattattattattattattattattttataaaatgactCACCTTTGCTTCTgatgggaggggggttggggtggcaGCAGAACCCCCACCTTTGTTTTTAAGAGTAGGGTATGCTATTCAGCATGTGAATCCACATGGCCAAATTCATTGGAactaaaactgtgtgtgtgtgtgtacatatatattatatataatttcaaaCATTTGAGCTTTTAATTATACACAAAGGGAATAAACATTTCATGAAAGAACACGTCTGTTACTGTACAATGGGCTCTGTAAGACCAATTACATGTGTGTTGGGTGTCTGTTTACACCCTAAATAATTGAACCCTCTTGAATTTCTAAGCACTGCTACAGTATGTTTGACAGTAACATAACAGTAGCTTTCATGCAATAAGCATGGGTTCAAATCTAATTTTACAGAATCACTTCATGATGCAACTCGATGCTGGACACTAGCAATGAACATCAAACACATGTATATTTGTCGTAATTAATTCCAAGTGCTGCATATAGTTCGCATGATAACGGAACAGACCCTGTGTTTATTGTGTCAAACCATGATCGCTTTCCTGGACACTGCATCTGACTTTCGTTTGTTAATAGTATTCCGATAATGAattaaacaatataataaaacagTTTTGTGAATTTAAATACAGCATTATGTTTATAtacacttttgtgtgtgtgtgtgtggatgccgTTATTTTGTTTGCTAAAGCACGAGGAACTTGTCATTTTAATACAGGAGTATGCATGGTTAACATGGTTGTAAATCTGACCTTAGAACCAAATAACATTGTCTTAATTTATATTTGCTAGCTATCCGTTACGCAATACGTAACGGGACACAACTTACAGGCAACTCTGAAGGCACGCACAGGATGTTTCTGTTTTCCATAGATACGTCAGGACCTTGGTCTCGGACAGCGTTCACAGCGATGGTTTGCAGAAACAAAGTGTTTTGTTGGTTAACAGATAGCCTACGCAATTAGTTTTAAATCCATAAAGCGTTTCTATTAATCGGGAAAGAATTTCGCTACACGGACCCAAACAAGAAATACATTGTTTGCTAGTTATGAAGCCAGCCGCCTAAGTTTTTAAAACGGTCCGGCAGGTGtctatttttttggggggctaTCGAGGCAAAACTGAGAACGATCATAAAACAACATCCATCACCTCCAGCCTTGACCAAGCCGGAGGGACGAAGGATGAATTCTACAGTGGACGAAATGAGAGGTAGATTACGATCATGTGCGGGAATGTTGGCTATTTGCGTTTGACAAGTCATTGGAATCAGAGTAAAATTTTGGTAAATTAAGTTAATATTGAAGCATTGCACAATTATGATTGAATTGGACTTACAACTTGCTTGGTAGCTTTGTAGTGCATTACTAATGGGTTTGTCAGCAACAGCTGGCAATGATCTGCTCAAATAATCAAAAGTGATTGGCAATTTAACGATACAATGGGTACAAAATACTATGTCCGTCAATAGGGTCTTGAAAATAGGCTACGCAGATATTGAAAGCATAGTGTTGTTGTCTGGCATAAAGAAGCACTCTCTTTCTATACTTCTGAAACCATCTCCAATCTACACGGTGTATGTATATCATTACTACTTATACAGAACTACCCGAGCTGAAAGAGAAGTTTGTCCCTGTGAAGCGATCCAAAATGAAGCTAACGCCCTTACACAATGACTTAATCCCTGATGAACTCCTTACCACCCTCATTTCTACGGTCAGTCCCCTGGAGAGATCTCTGGAGGCCCCAAAAATCACCAAAACGCCTAAAGATTTCAAGGTAAGTGCAATACAGttcattattttatcttgtGTGTAGACAACTGACATCTTTAACATTTTGTGGGTTTCTTAGTGCTTCAGCAATAACTTCTCATTTTCAAACTTAAATACCTACGCATAAACAATGAGAAAATGTCCTCAGACATCGCCTAATAATGACTTCAGTTACTTAATGCGTGTGTTTTAAAGATGGtgtcattgcttttttttaactgtttatgCCAGATCTGTGGGATGCGCCGCACAGATGCAGTTTGGCAGCATCCTCTTGCTCGCAAGAAATACAAACACCTTCTGGACCAACCAACTTCAGCAACTGGAGCTGGGAGGTAACATTATAACCAATTAAAAGTCTAGAAAAAATGGTTAGATGCATTCCAGGTACAATTTCCACCTTTTATTAAAAATCCTGGTCTGGGAGGTataattcatatatttcattgtttataGGTTAGTCAAGCCACcaaattgttttttcccccctctttttgATTGGCTTGGCATGGAAGGACCTGTTGTCTGTCTAATGTCACTTTTTATGGTTGCATGAAGATGTGAtccaattttttgttgttgcttttctttttttttcttttttgtccagGGACATCTCCTTCCTGTGTGATGCCATGGTTTCTCAGAGGACCAGGAAACCCTTGTCTGAAATCGCTGTGAGAGGCAGCACCCAGGATCTTCACAAGGCAAGCAGAGAGGAGGCTTTCTTAACAGAGGCCTAAGCCTTTGCAGATAACAACTGTTAGGACATTTGACTAAAATGGGTGTGGTTGCCCTTCACGACCAGCATACTTCACCTGGGTCATTTTGCTGGCTTGTTGATCCCTAATGGAGTGGTTTGGATGTGAGACTCCACTGCAAGGTTTATTTTTAGACCCTGTGTGTGAAGAACAGTCATTGACTGAATTTTGTGTCCATATGGAAATTTTGACTGAACACACACTATGGTGCAACTTGCACCATACATGCCCAGTAGCTGTTTTAATGCATACGTATTGTTCATACCACAGGACCCAAATCTGGAAGAGAGCCTGATCCCTGCTGAATATCACGTTGTGAAAAACAAAGGGGTGATGGGGCTAAAGTGCTATGAAGAGTGAGTGGAAACAGCCCTACTCTAAATACCTGAGGTGATAATGCACTCTCTTCTGTCTTGCACTCAAGTTTTTTATGGTTATTTGTCCTTTctactttctctttctcttttcagtaAATACACAGTCTTACTGGAAGATGAGGAGAAGAGACTGAGAGTCTTCCCGTCAATGTGAGTGACaatgtcagtaaaataaaatatcagttaGAGACATCTGTATCTGTAAATTGTAAAAGGGTTGGTGCTATAAAGGGTTTAATACAGGTTCCTTGAATGTTGCGATTTTTAACGTTGCTGCTGTTGACATTTTGTTGCTGAAGCTCAGTTATCActcatgtttaaaatgtaaattatatcCCCAAGCTGAGAGTAGCTCTCAGTAGGGAGGAAAATgagaaagtttaaaaaacagttaaacATTGTGAATTAATAGGAAGCCCAGCAGCCGACTGGAAGTCCTGCAGCTGAAGAAGGTGATGGATGAGATGCTGGATAAGGCAGGAGTCAATCAGGAGCATGCAGAGCTGGAGAACCTTTCACAGGTTTACTGATATGTGCTAAGAAACATCCCTATTCCCATTCTTTACTTTCTAATGAAATACAGTTTGatgctttatattttgtgtACAACTATCTGCCTGTTATTCACAAGAAGACCAATACTATGACCTATTATGTAATAAATTTTAGCTGGACTTAATATTGATTGAATGTTGACAAGTCATGTAAGTATCATAGTATTCAGCTACAGTACGTGTTTGAAATTAATATGTTCAGTAAGTTACATTGTGATGTGGTCAATGGTTAAAAAGTACACAAGTGTTTTAGGGGGTGATGATAAAGCTGAGATCTTATTCATTTTTCCTCTGTTAGATGGAGGGCCTGCTAGAGCTGGTGCGGGTGGAGCAGGACATTTATACCACCATCTTCCACGAGCTTATCCGTCAGGTCAGCGTGCACTGTGCAGAGAGGGGGCAGCTGCTGGCCAAGCTTAGGTCAGTGGGGTCACGGTGGAGCAGAAGTGATTGGTGCTAGTGTCTCCGGTATGCAGTGTCATAAGCCGGGTTCCCTGCTGCAGACAGAGGTACGTGGCCCTACTGGAGCGCATCCCCCAGCAGATGAAGGGGCTCCACACTCAGGCACTGGCACAGAGGGCCCTGGACCGCCGCCGCATGGAGGAGATCACCGGCCTGAAGAAGTCCATCGCCCAGCTCAACAAGTGAGGCTCCGTGTGCTTGCTTGTGCGTCCATTTCTGTACTTATTATAAATAGAAGTATACATACATAGACACTTAATGCATATTCAGATGTGAGGCTATACTATAAGTAACTGTGTCTTTGTTGCTGAAGTTATTTGCTTTGACAATGTCTTTCCATGATTgcctgtgaaaataaattgatataAGTAATACTGTACAGAGTTAATTCATGTTTCTCCTCCTGACACATTTCCCTACCTGTCCctgttgatgtgtgtgttccAGTGAGCTGAGTGAGATTAAGGGTCACAATGAACACGTGTCCCAGCAAGCAGAAAGGGCTCAGCAGAATCTGGCCAAGGCACAGGAGGAATTACACAGGACCTCAGAGTAAGACACCCCCATATCCTAATGCCTCTACTCCTGAAACATCTACCCAGGGCCTTTATTCACTGTGTGTAGCCGCAgtgaaaacagcacagagatattcacGAAGGATGATTAGAGCAAGGCTGAGAGGGTGAAGGGCAGTGATGCAGTTGCCTGTTCTTGCCTGAAGCTTGGTGACGGAGCACCGTGAGCTGTATGAGATGCAACGGCATAGGCTGGAGGATCAGGTGACCAGGCTAACCGACGAGAGGGACCTCTGGAGCAAAGTCACCCACAGCCTGGCAGTCAAGGTGCGCTGGCACTCACTCCCCACATccatttgtttgtgtgaagaGCTGCTTCAGATTCTTCATAGTCTAATTCCAGCAGCTTCATTTCCGCTATAGCTCTTGAGGGATTAACAGGTTCGGAAGATAAGATAACTTTTTCATGGAAGATAATCACAGTAGTATTTGATTCTATTCTGAGGAAAATGTCAAAAGCCATATTAAAGTCgtaatttaaatgcatatgtCATTTTCTAGAccttttttttatcactgtgCATTTGATATACACTGTGCAGTCATTTGAACCCAGGGCAAGTCCTACGCCTCCAGTGACACAGCCAGGTAGTAGCACACATAGATGAGAGagattgtttattgtttattagaATCCCCATTAGCTAATGCCATGACGTCAGCTAGTCTTCCTGGGGTCCGACAATGATTTGTAACATTGAGGTCAGCGCAGACAGGGTGTCTGTCCTGTGTAATTCTCAGGTGATCAAGGCTAACAAACTCCAGCTGGCCAGCAGACTTGATGTGAGCAATCATGCCTGGATCAAAACTGCCCAGCGCTTCACCGCCCTGCTGACAACCAAAGTGAGGCTTCATTACCATGGACCCTGAGCATGACTGGCTCCTCTAGACCTTGGTTACTGTGAGAGTGTCATGTTGAGCACAGTACTGTCAGCCAGTAAGAAGGCCTGGAGTTTGGTTCAGAGTTTTCTCACCAGTCATCCTCCTCCCTCTAGGACACAGAGGATATGAGGCATATCGTGAAGCTGACAGACCAGTGGAAGGATGAGGTGACCGCCTTCACACAGAGGCTGAACgacacagaggagagacagtGCGAGGAGATCAGGAGAGTCCAGGCTGGCATCACCCAATGGCAGGCCTTCTGTGAGGCCAATATCAAGTGAGTGGGATGGGGTTTACTGAAAACTGATATTCATAATCACTGAACTCCCAAACCAAGCTCttactgatttgttttttttcactgttaattaatttttttcatcagttaggatttatttatttatttattgctttttttgcttaattCTTTGCAGCAGACCAGATGTAAATTTGGAAGAATCACAGGACAAGTTATTTTTTGACTTGAAACAGTGGTCATTGGTAAGAGATGTTTCAAATTCTTACGGtgataaattttatttttaagtgtgtTAATATGTAACATGAATTACACTTAAATGGCCTTAAATTGTCttcaattcattttaacattatCGCTCAGAAAACCTGCTAAcctcagaaaaaagaaaacctgcaaTTCCTTTTGACACAGTTCCTCAGAAAACCTGCAGTGCATATCACATTTTAAGGGTAcgtctctctctgcagttgtTGACTGCACAGTGCGAGCGCTATGGGGGAGAGGACTTGCTTTCCTGCCAGGAGACCCTCAACCACTTCTCACAGCTGCAGGATGACTGGGTGGGCGTGAGCCTGCAGCTCTTTAGGAGACACCCTGGACTCGACAGGGAGCCCTTCAAAGGCCAGGAGACTGTGTGGGAGCTGGAGAGGGCTGTGTCCGAGCTCCACAAGCAACTGGGGACCCGCATTACTGGAGAGAGCGGTCAGAGCTCAAAATTGGGCGTGAAGAGGCAAAGATAATGAATCTTCCTGCTTGGTTCTGTGCCATTGCAGTTGTAGTTATCAATTCCTTCCTTATATTCCAGGTGTACACAAATTACTGATATCTCTAATCGGGGCAATGGAGCGCTGGACCTTCAAACTTATGACTGTGAAAGACCAGACTGAAACGCTTCCacaatctgattggttgaacTTGGAAAAGGACCTTGGCAGCTGGATAAAGCTAACTGAAGAAGCCATGCTCCAAGTATCTAGTCCATGGGCAGACAGTGAGAGGGTCAAGAAGACAGTGCACATCAGGTATGGGAAAGGAGAATGCCTAAGAAAGAAGCCAGTCAGACTACCACTGGAGTTATGCTGCTTAGTAATATATGTgtcttttttgtgtggtttgtagGATTGAGATAAACAGTGTTTTTGCCATGCTACGGGAGTTCGTCTCAATGCAAGACATTTTCTTTGACTGCGAGAACCAAAGGCTCTCTGATGAGGTACAGTACAGGTCACTGTGACAACACTGCTTATGCTGATTGACTTGCattgactgtatgtgtgtatgtgtctgtgatgCCAGGCAAGTTCCGTCCACTCTGCCTTGACTCGCTGGATGGTGGACCTGCTTCTGCTAATGGTTCCTGATTTTAGTGATGACCAGGAACCTCCCCTGCATTCAGACCCTGTCCCCCATGCTCTTGTGACGGTCTCTTTTCAAGAGCTGGAAGAAGATGGCAAACGCCTTACACAAAAACTGGATCTTTTCTCCAAGTACCTAACAAGGTGGCTGCCCTCAGTGTTAAATGATTATTAATCAACTAATAGTGTCATTCAAAGCTTTGGTGTGTAAATTGCACATCAATCACAAATCAATATTTGTCAGCCCAATTTGTCAGAAAACTAATGCTTTTTTACTGAATTTATATGGCTTTGAAAGCTTCAAAATATTGGCTGCAGCCTTAGGCGGACAGGTCTGCATATAACAAGATTGTTTAGAATAGTCTCAGGACTTCAGTAACACCAGGCTTCTGTCCATTTACATTCAGAATGCCACTGAAATGCCATAAGCCATATCAGGTTCTGTGGCACCTTGTGGTTGTTCTGAGCGAATGGGTAAGGCACTGTGTAATGTGAAGTGGATGGATTATTGTCTTTGTAGTTCCTGCCTGCCCATTGTTGAGGATGACCTTCAGAAACAACTAGCTGGGGATGAGTCTGAGAATGAGCTGGCTGGGCTCAGCAAGCTTCAGGTGCTAACCTGCAAAAGGCACAttatttgtacagtacatattaGTTTGCATCTAACCTCTTTCATTAAAGGAAGTTTAACTGTCACTTATCTGTTTTTCCATGGAACGTGTGTATGGCAATCAGCGGGAGTGTGAAGTATGGACAGAGGCCTGTCGTTGCCTGCTGTTGGATATTAAAGGAGCTCCAGTTGATGCACAGGAGACTGTGGTCTCCCAGTCCATCATGGATATCCTTCCCTCAGAGAAGACCAGTGAGGACTCTATGGTGAGTGAGTCCTCCTACGCCCCCTCACCTCCACCCTGCTCCCTGCAGGCCTCAGGCCTGTAAAGATGTGTTGTGTGGTAAGAGCACCATTGGACGTAATAATGTAAACTAGGCATAATGGATGCACTGAAGGGAGAAAAGTAGAAGCAGAACAGCTGTAAGCTGCTATTAGCAAAATTGTCTATGGTATgttatgatattttaaaaagaactgtGGTCTGTGATTTTCATCGGTAATTAACCCCCATCTGTTTGTTTAGAGGGACGAAGACACGGAACCACCGTCGGATacagaggaggtggaggaagaggcTGTCAGTGAGGTCAGTGATTTTACGCTGGCACGGTTGGGACTGAACACTGATTAGGGAGTCAATTAGGACTTCCACCAGAGCAGTTCTCCCCCGCACTAAGCTTTCCTGCTCCAGTGAACTGAAGAAAATAAAGCATAATACGATCCCTGATGCCATATTCCCAGGAAATCAATTCACAGACTCAGCCATAATAGTAAACCTAAGCTTAATGCCAGAGTTTATTTTCTGCCTTCTCAATCCCTCTGAAGGGCATGACAACTCACTGTGCTTTCGGCAGCAGGGTACCATGAAGTGTTATTCTCAAAAATCAGACGAGCTTCTCTTTCCCTGGCAGTTTTCCTGAAGGGCTCTCTGCAGCCTGGCATACAGCATTTAGCCTGTGTGGTCAAAGCCATGTTCCAGATTGTTCCAGGTGTGCTGTTCCATGTCTGTTCCTCTgtagggagaggaagagaactCAGAGCCCATGGGGAAGTTCACGGAGAGATCTTATTCCAGGAAGTCAATAGGTCATGACAGCAGTACAGCTGAGACCACCCCAGGACCAGAAAGCACTCTGCCAGTTAGGGTGAGTACGTTGCCTC
Encoded proteins:
- the axdnd1 gene encoding axonemal dynein light chain domain-containing protein 1 isoform X3 — encoded protein: MNSTVDEMRELPELKEKFVPVKRSKMKLTPLHNDLIPDELLTTLISTVSPLERSLEAPKITKTPKDFKICGMRRTDAVWQHPLARKKYKHLLDQPTSATGAGRDISFLCDAMVSQRTRKPLSEIAVRGSTQDLHKDPNLEESLIPAEYHVVKNKGVMGLKCYEDKYTVLLEDEEKRLRVFPSMKPSSRLEVLQLKKVMDEMLDKAGVNQEHAELENLSQMEGLLELVRVEQDIYTTIFHELIRQVSVHCAERGQLLAKLRQRYVALLERIPQQMKGLHTQALAQRALDRRRMEEITGLKKSIAQLNNELSEIKGHNEHVSQQAERAQQNLAKAQEELHRTSDLVTEHRELYEMQRHRLEDQVTRLTDERDLWSKVTHSLAVKVIKANKLQLASRLDVSNHAWIKTAQRFTALLTTKDTEDMRHIVKLTDQWKDEVTAFTQRLNDTEERQCEEIRRVQAGITQWQAFCEANINRPDVNLEESQDKLFFDLKQWSLLLTAQCERYGGEDLLSCQETLNHFSQLQDDWVGVSLQLFRRHPGLDREPFKGQETVWELERAVSELHKQLGTRITGESGVHKLLISLIGAMERWTFKLMTVKDQTETLPQSDWLNLEKDLGSWIKLTEEAMLQVSSPWADSERVKKTVHIRIEINSVFAMLREFVSMQDIFFDCENQRLSDEASSVHSALTRWMVDLLLLMVPDFSDDQEPPLHSDPVPHALVTVSFQELEEDGKRLTQKLDLFSKYLTSSCLPIVEDDLQKQLAGDESENELAGLSKLQRECEVWTEACRCLLLDIKGAPVDAQETVVSQSIMDILPSEKTSEDSMRDEDTEPPSDTEEVEEEAVSEGEEENSEPMGKFTERSYSRKSIGHDSSTAETTPGPESTLPVRVVRPRLSRSVVAVRRAGRRVRRSTPRGRRKHCRRPWRRFGTWSCS
- the axdnd1 gene encoding axonemal dynein light chain domain-containing protein 1 isoform X1, encoding MNSTVDEMRELPELKEKFVPVKRSKMKLTPLHNDLIPDELLTTLISTVSPLERSLEAPKITKTPKDFKICGMRRTDAVWQHPLARKKYKHLLDQPTSATGAGRDISFLCDAMVSQRTRKPLSEIAVRGSTQDLHKDPNLEESLIPAEYHVVKNKGVMGLKCYEDKYTVLLEDEEKRLRVFPSMKPSSRLEVLQLKKVMDEMLDKAGVNQEHAELENLSQMEGLLELVRVEQDIYTTIFHELIRQVSVHCAERGQLLAKLRQRYVALLERIPQQMKGLHTQALAQRALDRRRMEEITGLKKSIAQLNNELSEIKGHNEHVSQQAERAQQNLAKAQEELHRTSDLVTEHRELYEMQRHRLEDQVTRLTDERDLWSKVTHSLAVKVIKANKLQLASRLDVSNHAWIKTAQRFTALLTTKDTEDMRHIVKLTDQWKDEVTAFTQRLNDTEERQCEEIRRVQAGITQWQAFCEANINRPDVNLEESQDKLFFDLKQWSLLLTAQCERYGGEDLLSCQETLNHFSQLQDDWVGVSLQLFRRHPGLDREPFKGQETVWELERAVSELHKQLGTRITGESGVHKLLISLIGAMERWTFKLMTVKDQTETLPQSDWLNLEKDLGSWIKLTEEAMLQVSSPWADSERVKKTVHIRIEINSVFAMLREFVSMQDIFFDCENQRLSDEASSVHSALTRWMVDLLLLMVPDFSDDQEPPLHSDPVPHALVTVSFQELEEDGKRLTQKLDLFSKYLTSSCLPIVEDDLQKQLAGDESENELAGLSKLQRECEVWTEACRCLLLDIKGAPVDAQETVVSQSIMDILPSEKTSEDSMRDEDTEPPSDTEEVEEEAVSEGEEENSEPMGKFTERSYSRKSIGHDSSTAETTPGPESTLPVRTSQDVARSPTPNTERDLDALATVQTLQLQLLGAESRAQSAEEHAQRTEKALQAALEKVWDLELQLKARAVELRENKKTELVTSQRAVTADPRTVSQKPDPSPKQRRAPKKH
- the axdnd1 gene encoding axonemal dynein light chain domain-containing protein 1 isoform X2, producing the protein MNSTVDEMRELPELKEKFVPVKRSKMKLTPLHNDLIPDELLTTLISTVSPLERSLEAPKITKTPKDFKICGMRRTDAVWQHPLARKKYKHLLDQPTSATGAGRDISFLCDAMVSQRTRKPLSEIAVRGSTQDLHKDPNLEESLIPAEYHVVKNKGVMGLKCYEDKYTVLLEDEEKRLRVFPSMKPSSRLEVLQLKKVMDEMLDKAGVNQEHAELENLSQMEGLLELVRVEQDIYTTIFHELIRQVSVHCAERGQLLAKLRQRYVALLERIPQQMKGLHTQALAQRALDRRRMEEITGLKKSIAQLNNELSEIKGHNEHVSQQAERAQQNLAKAQEELHRTSDLVTEHRELYEMQRHRLEDQVTRLTDERDLWSKVTHSLAVKDTEDMRHIVKLTDQWKDEVTAFTQRLNDTEERQCEEIRRVQAGITQWQAFCEANINRPDVNLEESQDKLFFDLKQWSLLLTAQCERYGGEDLLSCQETLNHFSQLQDDWVGVSLQLFRRHPGLDREPFKGQETVWELERAVSELHKQLGTRITGESGVHKLLISLIGAMERWTFKLMTVKDQTETLPQSDWLNLEKDLGSWIKLTEEAMLQVSSPWADSERVKKTVHIRIEINSVFAMLREFVSMQDIFFDCENQRLSDEASSVHSALTRWMVDLLLLMVPDFSDDQEPPLHSDPVPHALVTVSFQELEEDGKRLTQKLDLFSKYLTSSCLPIVEDDLQKQLAGDESENELAGLSKLQRECEVWTEACRCLLLDIKGAPVDAQETVVSQSIMDILPSEKTSEDSMRDEDTEPPSDTEEVEEEAVSEGEEENSEPMGKFTERSYSRKSIGHDSSTAETTPGPESTLPVRTSQDVARSPTPNTERDLDALATVQTLQLQLLGAESRAQSAEEHAQRTEKALQAALEKVWDLELQLKARAVELRENKKTELVTSQRAVTADPRTVSQKPDPSPKQRRAPKKH